One Lycium barbarum isolate Lr01 chromosome 5, ASM1917538v2, whole genome shotgun sequence genomic window carries:
- the LOC132641706 gene encoding LEAF RUST 10 DISEASE-RESISTANCE LOCUS RECEPTOR-LIKE PROTEIN KINASE-like 1.1 codes for MDFASLICFLLPLLLILVQAKGKTDSTCPKPFSCGNLTDLSFPFALSTKPECGIMPMSRCDAKPHPRIQLLPGGDWYYALRTEYSYTVKLWDPKLYTTLTQHKCQVFDKNISLPDSPSISFKLLPTFLHFLKCNSTSISAQNITQKKNDHVAGYKMYNGCKDFRIYYKLPGDDDKDNQAGNLPASCSLISLPIGSKSDDGGLFNMLSASFLVEWKLSDDCNQCHYGGGQCQTDKTNKFRCYKDAKMTRRKFGPTLGAVFGGLGLVMICLVVCFIWCYKKRKFSPSRFLSTKKFSDIFKHDVEGGSIYFGVPVFSYSELEEATNDFNSSRVLGDGGFGTVYYGKLKDGREVAVKRLYEHNCKRMQQFVNEIEIITMLRHNNLVTLYGCTSWRSRELLLVYEYIPNGTLADHLHGDQAKDRSLAWPIRMNIAIETAGALAYLHASDVIHCDVKTSNILLDHGFSVKVADFGISRLFPNDVSHISTAPRGTPGYIDPKYHECYQLTSKSDVYSFGVVLVELISSMPAVDMNRHSQEINLANFAINKIVKCAFHELIDPSLGFDSDTKIWEMTTSVAELAFLCLQTDRDMRPTMVEVLDTLKEIQTSEFENEKRAESNLNGNEAKIVAGPPFPESEDILLLKQVKSLPSPNSVTDKWITCSSIITTK; via the exons ATGGATTTTGCTTCTTTAATTTGCTTCCTTCTACCTCTTCTTCTAATCTTAGTTCAGGCAAAGGGAAAAACTGATTCCACTTGTCCAAAGCCCTTTTCATGTGGGAATCTTACTGACTTGAGCTTTCCTTTCGCTCTTTCCACAAAACCTGAATGTGGAATAATGCCCATGTCTCGTTGTGATGCTAAACCACATCCAAGAATCCAACTGCTTCCCGGAGGAGATTGGTACTATGCTTTACGCACAGAGTATAGTTATACAGTTAAGCTCTGGGACCCCAAGCTTTATACCACGTTGACACAACACAAGTGCCAGGTTTTTGACAAAAATATCTCCCTTCCAGACTCTCCTTCTATTTCATTCAAACTCCTCCCCACGTTTCTACACTTCCTCAAATGCAACAGCACTAGTATTAGCGCCCAAAACATTACCCAAAAGAAGAATGACCATGTTGCTGGTTATAAAATGTACAATGGCTGTAAAGACTTTAGGATATACTACAAGCTTCCCGGAGATGATGATAAAGACAATCAAGCAGGCAATCTTCCTGCCAGCTGTTCACTTATCAGTTTGCCAATTGGCTCGAAATCAGATGATGGTGGTTTGTTCAATATGTTAAGTGCTTCTTTTCTAGTAGAATGGAAACTGTCTGATGACTGCAACCAATGTCACTATGGTGGAGGTCAATGCCAGACTGATAAAACCAACAAATTTCGTTGTTACAAAG ATGCAAAAATGACTAGAAGAAAGTTCGGACCGACTCTGGGAGCAG TTTTTGGTGGACTAGGATTGGTGATGATTTGTTTAGTTGTCTGCTTTATTTGGTGTTACAAGAAAAGGAAATTTAGTCCATCCCGCTTCctctcaacaaagaaattctcaGACATTTTTAAACATGATGTTGAGGGAGGAAGTATATACTTTGGTGTCCCAGTCTTCTCTTATTCAGAACTTGAAGAAGCCACAAATGATTTCAATTCCTCTAGAGTCCTTGGAGATGGAGGTTTCGGAACTGTTTACTATG GAAAACTTAAGGATGGACGAGAGGTCGCTGTAAAGCGCCTCTACGAGCACAACTGCAAACGAATGCAGCAGTTTGTAAATGAAATTGAGATCATTACTATGCTAAGGCACAACAATCTTGTCACCCTCTATGGCTGCACTTCATGGAGAAGCCGTGAACTACTACTTGTCTATGAATACATTCCTAATGGAACTCTTGCTGATCACCTCCATGGTGACCAAGCGAAGGACCGATCACTCGCGTGGCCAATCCGCATGAACATTGCCATAGAAACTGCTGGTGCATTGGCTTACCTTCATGCATCTGACGTAATACATTGCGATGTGAAGACTAGTAACATACTCCTTGATCATGGCTTTAGTGTTAAAGTTGCAGATTTTGGGATTTCAAGGCTCTTCCCAAATGATGTCTCACATATTTCAACCGCACCCCGGGGAACCCCTGGCTATATTGATCCAAAGTATCACGAATGTTACCAGCTGACAAGTAAAAGTGATGTCTATAGCTTCGGGGTGGTCCTTGTTGAACTCATTTCATCAATGCCAGCTGTCGATATGAATAGGCATAGCCAAGAGATCAATTTGGCTAACTTTGCAATAAACAAGATCGTAAAATGTGCATTTCACGAGTTGATCGATCCATCTTTGGGGTTCGATTCAGATACCAAGATTTGGGAAATGACTACTTCAGTGGCAGAGCTAGCTTTTCTGTGCTTGCAGACAGATAGGGACATGAGGCCTACTATGGTTGAAGTTTTGGATACTCTAAAGGAGATTCAGACTAGTGAATTTGAAAATGAGAAGAGAGCTGAGTCTAATCTCAATGGCAATGAAGCTAAAATAGTAGCAGGTCCTCCTTTCCCAGAATCAGAAGATATTTTATTGTTGAAGCAAGTTAAATCACTACCTTCACCAAATTCTGTGACTGATAAATGGATTACTTGCTCTAGTATAATTACTACAAAGTAG